The region GGCAGGGAGGTATTATTAGTAGTTGTGTTGTGTGCTGTAATATAGGGAAGAAATAATTGTGTAATAATTGGGGGGTAGTAGTACGTAAAAAACATTAAAATACTGAGTTGGGGGCAGTCTGTcgtaatataataataatattagtaCTACAACTCATGCTCCTGACTCTGCCTGGTTGCTGCTTTAATACCACCAGCTGCCCCCGCCCCCTCTCTCTTCTCCTCCGGCCATCATGGAATATCTTTCATCAGAAAACAAATCACCAGTTGATGattatgatgatgatgatgatgatgatgatgatcaaGATGTTCCTACTTCCTTGTTCAAAACTGCCTATGCTTCTCCCATCTTTCATGAACTTGATTCCACTCTACTCATTGATGATGCCCCATCACCTAAGAAAAGGTttggttcatttatttatttgttttgcAATATGCATACTATGGTATAGTATTTTCTTAGATTCGTATACTTTATTACGGGGTACGTTtgttttgatttaataaaaataattaattatgtaCCAACTATTTTTTGTTAGTAAGAGGGTTGAGGGGAAAAGAGTGGTGACAGTGCCAATGGTGGACGGAGATGTCTATCCACCTGCAGATTCATGGACTTGGAGAAAATATGGACAAAAGCCCATCAAAGGTTCACCTTTTCCCAGGTTCATTTCTTCTTTTTCCTCTATATACTCATATTCTTTTCTATGTTTAAACTTATGTAATCTATTAGTTGTTACTTGTTTAAGTTTAATTCTGTTCTATAACTTCAGAAACTTATCATCATGCATGATTAATTTTAAACCTATAGAAGCCTGACCTAACAATGTGTTTCAAGATCCATTGGTTGCTGACTGGAGAGAGGATGAAAATTGTTTTCTCTTCTCCACTTATTTCATTTTTCTCTGCCGGCATTTGCTACTTTGCTTGTCAAGCTAGATCATGACAAATCATGAATCCTGTATTTTGATTGTGTTGCAGACTTCTGCTATGTTTGGTTGCAACCAAATTGATGAGACACGATTCAGAAATAAGATACATTAGTGCTTATTCTTTGTAAAACTTTATGGGTGAAATTAGTTTAAATTTCTATGATTCATAATCAACTTCAATGGAAATTACAGAGACATTCTTAGTACTTGGTTACGAAGTTTAGATAGTATATGATTTATATCATTGATAGTTGCAGTAGGCTGACAGCATTGCTTCCTCCGTTTCAAATTACATATTCACTTTACATGTAATAAATTATGGTTATGACATAGTTTTATATTTCTAAATTATGTTTAATATGCATGTTACAGGGGATATTACCGTTGTAGTTCTTCAAAAGGTTGTCCAGCTAGAAAGCAAGTAGAGAGAAGTCTAAAAGATCCTACATTCATCGTCATTACTTACGCTTCAGATCACAACCACCTCAGCCCCATAACCACCAAACGTTCCCAGACCCCCACTCCCGCTGCCAAGTTCCCGCCAGAAGAAGAAGCTGTCTTTGCTAACCAGCCGGATCTGGAACCGGACAACATGGAATTCGCTCAGTTTGTTGCTGATTTCGGCTACTTGTCAAAGATAACATCTGTCATTCTTGAAAACCCTGTACCTGAAAGATCTGTATGCACAGAGCCCATGTTCGCCACAAGAGATGATGAGGACTCTCTATTTGCTGATCTTGGAGAGCTGCCTGGATGTTCATTAGTTTTTCAGCCCAGGGATGGCAGAAAATGCAATTTTTATACTCCATGTCGTAACTGTTCATGACAGTTAAAATTTGTTTTAAAGATGATGGCTTCATCTTTTTCTTTTCCAAATTTTCCTGCTGCAGTTTGAAGTTGTAAACAATTGAATGTAAATGTTGTGGGTAATACATAGAAGAGTGGATATTACTTAAAAAGCGTACAATTTTTGTTTGAACAGAGAACATGGCAACCTGTGAATATGAACCTGGTGAAAATCACCAAGAAATCACGAGCAACTTGCACATCTTATAACCAGATAGAAGATGTATTGATTTTTGTAAAAGGGAGGACGTGCATCCTCATTGTTAGATCA is a window of Apium graveolens cultivar Ventura chromosome 11, ASM990537v1, whole genome shotgun sequence DNA encoding:
- the LOC141696954 gene encoding putative WRKY transcription factor 65, with protein sequence MEYLSSENKSPVDDYDDDDDDDDDQDVPTSLFKTAYASPIFHELDSTLLIDDAPSPKKSKRVEGKRVVTVPMVDGDVYPPADSWTWRKYGQKPIKGSPFPRGYYRCSSSKGCPARKQVERSLKDPTFIVITYASDHNHLSPITTKRSQTPTPAAKFPPEEEAVFANQPDLEPDNMEFAQFVADFGYLSKITSVILENPVPERSVCTEPMFATRDDEDSLFADLGELPGCSLVFQPRDGRKCNFYTPCRNCS